The sequence AACCCCGCGGCCGCCGCAAGGAAACGGGCCGCAACGAGATCGGCTACGGTCACCGGAAGGGACAGCAGGAACTCCAATGTCCGATCGAGCTTGTCTCGCATGACGGCGATGGGCACCGCCACGACCAACCCCAACGTCACGCCCATGACGACCACCAGGACGTTCTCGTCGGTGGCCCGTCCGATGACGTAGAACAGGACGAGACCGGCCGCCCCGGCAAGATACAGGCGCACCAACAGGGGCTTGGCGCGCTGGATTTCCACGCGGGTCAGGTCGCCGACATGCCGCAGGTTCAATGGGCGTCCAGAAGGTCGTAGAGGGCATCCGCCAGCGACGCGTGGTCGGCGCGCATGTGTCGCACGGCACGGTCGGCGATCATGGTTCCTTCGACGAGGACCAGCACGCGGTCGGCCAGCCATTCGACATCCTCGAGGATATGAGTCGAGAACAGGAGGACTCTCCCCGGCTCTTCGTCCAGGCTCTCGACGACGACGTCCATGAGGCGCCGGCGCATTACCGGGTCAAGGCCGGCCGTCGGCTCGTCGAGGAGCAGGACGCGGGGTCGGCAGGCCTCCGCCGACACGAACGCAACCTTCGCCTTGGTACCGCTCGAAAGAGTTCCCAGACTCGCGGCGTCGGAAATCTCTAGGCGATCCGTCAATCGCGCCTCGTAGTCGCGATCCCAGTTGTCGTAGAAGCGTGCAAGCAGGTCGAAGTGCTGCCGAACTGTCATTCCGGCGAATCCGAGGAGTCTTTCCGGCATCACGCGAACGTGATTGTGCAAGCCGGGGAGGAGCGTGCGCGTATCGACGCCTCCGAACCGCACGTCGCCTTCGTACTCCGGCAGCAACCCCGAGAGCGCCCGCAGGATCGTGGTCTTCCCCGCCCCGTTCGGACCGACCAGGGCCACGCGCTCTCCCGCAGTCAGTTCGATGCTGAGCGGTTCAAGCTCGAACAACGGGTACTTGACCGCGAAGGAGCACAGCTCGATGTCGGGGTCTCGCGTAACGATCATCTCTTATGAACCTGGCGTTCATCCATCCACTGCTCTTCCAGCTGCCGGAGGGTCTCGGTGAGTTCCGAGCGCAGTCTGGCGAACTGCTCGCGGCGATCGGGGCGGCCCTGCAGCCTCAGGAAGACGGCGGTGTCCTCTCGCACCTCGCGGGCGAGTTCCATCCACAGCATCGCCACGAAGCCGCACGCGGGGGGCACCACGGCCGCCACCGCGGCGACCGTCCATCCCCCCACGAGATAGCCCAGCACGGGCCCCAGGATCCAGGCCGCACACGTCCCGGCCAGGAGCGTCCCCAGCTTGACCGTCGCGGTGACCTCGAGCTCGGGTTTCACGAGCCTGACGACGAAGCCGGGCAGCCGGACTATGGGAGCCCAGAGCAGGGATCCGGCCACCGCGAAGGGAAGCCCAAGCGCCAGGAGCGTTCCGCGCACGACGACGTACTTCGCGACCGGGAGGAAGCTGTAGCGGGGAGGCACGTCCCCTTCCCCGGCACGGAGCTCGTCGCTCAGCCGGGCATACCGCGCCACCTTTTCCACCAGGCGGCGGTGCTCCTCGGGG is a genomic window of Acidobacteriota bacterium containing:
- a CDS encoding ABC transporter ATP-binding protein; protein product: MIVTRDPDIELCSFAVKYPLFELEPLSIELTAGERVALVGPNGAGKTTILRALSGLLPEYEGDVRFGGVDTRTLLPGLHNHVRVMPERLLGFAGMTVRQHFDLLARFYDNWDRDYEARLTDRLEISDAASLGTLSSGTKAKVAFVSAEACRPRVLLLDEPTAGLDPVMRRRLMDVVVESLDEEPGRVLLFSTHILEDVEWLADRVLVLVEGTMIADRAVRHMRADHASLADALYDLLDAH